AATCGCTGGCCGCGCTGCTCGCCGCGCGGAGGTTCGACCCCGCGGCCGATCTGCTCGTCCTCGTCGACGATGTCGCGCTGCCGGCGGGTCGCTTTCGCTTGAGGGCGAGGGGGTCGCCGGGCGGGCACAACGGCCTCGCCTCGATATCGGCGAGTCTCGGTTCCGACGGTTACGGCCGCCTCCGGCTCGGCGTCGGACGGCCGCCGGACGAACGCATCGACCTCGCGGGCTGGGTGTTGTCAGGGATGCCGCGAGCGGAGGAAGAGGAAGCGCTGGGGGGCTTCCCCCGGGCCGTGGAAGCGGTGGAATACTGGCTGGAACATGGCGTGGAAGCGGCGATGAACCGCTTCAACCGTCCGGGGTGAGCCCCGCGGATCAGGCGACAATCACAGGATAGTCAAAGGGACAGGCAAGGGAGTACGGCAACGTGGGCGGAAACTTGGTCGGAAACATCGATTTTGCGATCGGGCTCGGCGTGATCGGGCTCGTCTTCTCCTTCGCGCTCTTCATGTACGTGAAGGCGCAGCCCGTCGGAAACGATAAGATGGCCGAGCTGGCGGAGGCGATCCACTCGGGCGCGATGGCGTTCCTGCGGCGGGAATACACGGTGCTGCTGCCGTTCATCGTCGTCGTCGCGGCCCTCCTGTTCTGGCTCGTGGGCCCGCACACGGCGGTGGCCTACGCGCTGGGCGCGGCGTGCTCGATCCTGGCGGGCTTCTTCGGCATGAAGGCGGCGACGGCGGCCAACGTCCGGACCTCCGAGGCGGCGCGCGCGGACGGCCAGGCCAAGGCACTCCGGGTCGCCTTCTCCGGCGGGGCCGTAATGGGCATCGCCGTAG
This Candidatus Palauibacter polyketidifaciens DNA region includes the following protein-coding sequences:
- the pth gene encoding aminoacyl-tRNA hydrolase, with protein sequence MRLLLALGNPGAKYRDTRHNIGWWLADRLALRWGGGPFRAAGATAWTTGAGRPGVEIHKPLTYMNRSGESLAALLAARRFDPAADLLVLVDDVALPAGRFRLRARGSPGGHNGLASISASLGSDGYGRLRLGVGRPPDERIDLAGWVLSGMPRAEEEEALGGFPRAVEAVEYWLEHGVEAAMNRFNRPG